The proteins below come from a single Metarhizium brunneum chromosome 1, complete sequence genomic window:
- the ntf2_0 gene encoding Nuclear transport factor 2: MADKWLTTDEIEDNARSFIKHYYQVFDNDRPAVYKFYRDNSMMLWDTTPCHGATSIAEKLTSLPLPKVLHHIQGFDAMPSNDEGGVLVLVKGVLLRGETEPAMKFVQSFQLLPDGDGYFIFNDIFRMH, translated from the exons ATGGCTGACAAGTGGCTAACTACAGACG AAATAGAGGATAATGCAA GGTCGTTTATCAAGCACTACTATCAGGTGTTTGATAATGATCGGCCCGCCGTATACAAATTCTAC AGAGACAATTCCATGATGTTGTGGGACACCACTCCGTGTCACGGCGCCACGTCAATTGCCGAAAAGCTCACT AGTCTGCCATTGCCAAAAGTCCTGCACCACATCCAGGGATTCGACGCTATGCCGTCGAATGATGAGGGAGGCGTCTTGGTTCTTGTCAAGGGCGTCTTGTTG AGGGGAGAGACAGAGCCTGCCATGAAGTTTGTTCAGTCTTTCCAGCTTCTCCCAGACGGCGATGGCTATTTTATCTTCAACGACATTTTCCGGATGCACTAA
- the MP1_0 gene encoding Cell wall mannoprotein 1, with protein sequence MKFSNAVVLAAATGTYAQITVIQGVLTSVGGGIDGLNSAASGFNGDVDAVKSKADALVSTIKSGKSKVDSSSDLQLTDALGLTDPVQALTKKGQSLADNFKAKRSDVEKAGACGTVRTELKDINDNSQALIKSVVAKVPKDAQTIAQSLAAGLTKVLDQAQDDFSESNCKDSGSPGGSSSKTGGSSQTSAAAPTTAAATGGHSSASASASAPATTLAPTSAAPSGNGTTGGNPPPVTAGASFLAPAGALVMAVAAALL encoded by the coding sequence ATGAAGTTCTCCAACGCTGTTGTCTTGGCTGCCGCCACCGGCACCTACGCCCAGATCACCGTTATCCAGGGTGTCCTCACCTCTGTCGGAGGTGGCATTGATGGTCTTAACTCCGCTGCCAGCGGTTTCAACGGAGATGTTGATGCTGTCAAGTCCAAGGCTGACGCCCTCGTCTCTACCATCAAGTCCGGCAAGTCCAAGGTCGATAGTTCCTCGGACCTCCAACTCACCGATGCTCTGGGCTTGACCGACCCCGTCCAGGCCTTGACCAAGAAGGGCCAGTCCCTGGCCGACAATTTCAAGGCCAAGCGCTCTGATGTTGAGAAGGCTGGCGCTTGCGGCACCGTTCGCACTGAGCTCAAGGATATCAACGACAACTCCCAGGCTCTCATCAAGTCGGTTGTCGCCAAGGTCCCCAAGGATGCCCAGACCATTGCCCAAAGTCTCGCCGCCGGACTGACCAAGGTCCTTGACCAGGCTCAGGACGACTTCTCCGAGAGCAACTGCAAGGACTCTGGCAGCCCTGGCGGCTCCAGCTCCAAGACTGGCGGCTCTTCGCAGACCTCTGCCGCCGCTCCCACCACTGCTGCCGCAACTGGTGGACACagctctgcctctgcctctgcctctgccccTGCCACCACTCTGGCTCCCACCTCTGCTGCCCCCTCGGGCAATGGTACCACTGGCGGCAACCCCCCTCCCGTCACCGCCGGTGCCTCTTTCCTGGCTCCCGCTGGTGCCCTCGTCATGGCTGTTGCCGCCGCTCTTCTGTAA
- the mfsB_0 gene encoding Major facilitator superfamily multidrug transporter mfsB — MTRDPSRPQLVIHSKHHVSDRTASSGSFHAGAPIPTLGSFRRQSSTHKYQTFPVQPPKTPLGPPPVPSQDAVSESTESSASGEDDETPLPVRQLLLLAFLSLSEQTALNSIGPYLPEMVASMPGVPGGENGLYVGLLASAFALAQLSTNFLWGYASDIVGRKPVLVAGTFSLMGCFCVFGFCKEYWQMVVIHALMGMLNGNAACVPTVLGEVTDRSNQSRAFTYLPVIYSLGSITGPALGGLLVNKMGSEYPYLGPNVLGAAMLAASVVVVGIWFEETLDESGKSPWRPAWISRLVAWVDGSGKPGDRRASWSSRLAEASASQQPLLSSSSSTSSSVDQDDADTDGDDVKDGGVSGRPVWKDLLNRTTIILLATYLVFQLSNISFNSLYPIFASAPAPAGRDLSPKKIGFSLSAAGLATIAFQAFLFQSIKSKIGNLGSYRYALLGLGVSMILMPWVGYLDDDPPLNIGSGRLWLFAELAMVLILKNICAVGGLSSVMLLITNSAPSHASLGTLNGVAQTLSALGRSFGPFVSGGLFTLSVNIRPKGEALSWSLFGGLALVGWGVSMFIRGEGLESEDWSDDDDEAETA; from the exons ATGACCAGAGATCCCAGCCGGCCCCAACTGGTCATCCACTCGAAGCACCACGTCTCCGACCGAACGGCCTCCTCTGGCTCGTTCCACGCCGGCGCTCCCATTCCCACCCTGGGCTCGTTCCGCCGGCAGTCGTCGACGCATAAATACCAGACCTTCCCGGTGCAgccgcccaagacgccgCTGGGCCCCCCCCCCGTCCCCAGCCAGGATGCCGTTTCCGAGTCTACAGAGTCGTCCGCcagcggcgaggacgacgagacgCCCCTGCCCGTGCggcagctgctgctgctggcgttCCTGTCCCTGTCCGAGCAGACGGCCCTCAACTCCATCGGGCCCTATCTGCCGGAGATGGTGGCTTCCATGCCCGGCGTGCCCGGCGGCGAGAACGGCCTGTACGTAGGCCTGCTGGCGAGCGCCTTTGCCCTCGCCCAGCTGTCCACCAACTTCCTGTGGGGGTACGCCTCGGACATCGTGGGCCGTAAGCCGGTGCTGGTGGCGGGCACCTTTTCCCTCATGGGCTGCTTCTGCGTGTTTGGCTTTTGCAAGGAGTACTGGCAAATGGTGGTGATACACGCGCTGATGGGCATGCTCAACGGCAACGCGGCCTGTGTCCCGACGGTCCTGGGCGAAGTCACCGACCGGTCGAACCAGAGCAGGGCCTTTACCTACCTGCCCGTCATCTACTCGCTGGGCAGCATCACCGGCCCCGCGCTCGGGGGTCTTCTGGTCAACAAGATGGGGTCCGAGTACCCATATCTCGGGCCCAACGTCCTCGGCGCAGCGATGCTGGCTGCGAGCGTGGTCGTGGTTGGAATCTGGTTCGAGGAGACGCTCGACGAGTCGGGCAAGAGCCCTTGGAGACCGGCTTGGATCAGCCGTCTTGTCGCGTGGGTCGACGGTTCCGGCAAACCGGGGGACCGCAGGGCGTCTTGGAGCTCGCGCTTGGCAGAGGCTTCGGCCTCGCAGCAGCCGCTCCTATCGTCTAGCTCATCGACATCATCCTCTGTCGACCAAGACGATGCCGACACTGATGGAGACGATGTCAAGGACGGTGGTGTCAGTGGCAGGCCTGTCTGGAAAGACTTGCTCAACCGGACAACCATCATCCTCCTTGCCACGTATCTCGTTTTCCAGCTCTCCAACATCAGCTTCAACAGCCTGTATCCCATCTTTGCATCCGCCCCCGCGCCGGCCGGCCGTGACCTGAGCCCCAAAAAGATTGGCTTCAGTCTCAGCGCCGCTGGTCTTGCCACCATTGCGTTTCAGGCCTTTCTCTTCCAGtccatcaagtccaagatTGGGAACTTGGGCTCGTACCGATACGCCTTGCTCGGGCTCGGCGTCAGCATGATTCTGATGCCCTGGGTGGGCTACCTTGATGACGATCCGCCGTTGAACATCGGCAGCGGCCGATTGTGGCTGttcgccgagctggccatgGTCCTGATCTTGAAGAATATTTGCGCCGTCGGTGGACTGTCGAGCGTAATGCTGCTT ATTACCAATTCTGCGCCGTCGCACGCCAGCCTAGGCACACTAAACGGTGTTGCTCAGACATTGTCCGCTCTGGGGCGCAGTTTCGGCCCATTTGTGTCGGGCGGCCTCTTCACCCTCTCGGTCAATATTCGACCCAAGGGGGAGGCTCTCTCATGGAGCTTGTTTGGTGGTCTGGCATTGGTGGGCTGGGGCGTCTCCATGTTTATTCGGGGGGAAGGACTCGAGAGCGAAGACTGgtcagacgacgacgacgaggccgagacAGCTTAG
- the hmp_0 gene encoding Flavohemoprotein — MALTAQQIATVKSTAPVVKQYGKTITTTFYKNMLSAHPELKNYFSLKNQQSGAQSAALANAVFAYAAYIDDLPKLSGAVERIAQKHASLFIKPDQYPIVGKYLVGAFAEVLGNALTPEIAEAWIAAYGQLADIFIQREKQLYSDAGAWQGWRPFKIAAKEVETDNIISVYLEPVDGKPLPAFRPGQYVSLQIPLPELDGLLQNRQFSLSVAPEEGMSQYRVSVKKEAIEPYTTEDLAEGRVSGIVCNRLHDRYQVGDVVNVSPPRGEFFFDDAAVSPTAPVVLLSAGVGATPLMSILDSIMKSSNAERPVTWAHAARHAHSVCFGKHIRDLAASARNVRSALFVKNIKDVDEEGRHYDFAGSMDIDKLAEEGALYLDDKTAEYYLCGPEEWMIKMRDELTSKGVHVDKVHLEVFRTGDV; from the coding sequence ATGGCCCTTACCGCCCAGCAGATCGCCACGGTCAAGTCGACGGCGCCCGTGGTCAAGCAGTATGGCAaaaccatcaccaccaccttctACAAGAACATGCTCAGCGCCCACCCAGAGCTAAAAAACTACTTTTCTCTCAAGAACCAGCAGAGCGGCGCCCAGTCCGCCGCCCTGGCCAACGCCGTCTTTGCCTACGCCGCTTATATTGATGACCTGCCCAAGCTGAGCGGCGCCGTCGAGCGCATCGCCCAGAAGCACGCCTCGCTCTTCATCAAGCCCGACCAGTACCCGATTGTGGGCAAGTACCTGGTCGGCGCCTTTGCAGAGGTTCTCGGCAACGCGCTGACGCCCGAGATCGCCGAGGCCTGGATCGCCGCCTACGGCCAGCTCGccgacatcttcatccaGCGGGAGAAGCAGCTCTACAGCGACGCGGGCGCGTGGCAGGGCTGGCGCCCCTTCAAGATTGCCGCCAAGGAGGTCGAGACGGACAACATCATCAGCGTCTACCTGGAGCCCGTCGACGGCAAGCCCCTGCCGGCCTTCCGCCCGGGCCAGTACGTCTCGCTGCAGATCCCCCTGCCCGAGCTGGACGGGCTCCTGCAGAACCGCCAGTTCAGCCTGAGCGTCGCGCCCGAGGAGGGCATGAGCCAGTACCGCGTGTCCGTCAAGAAGGAGGCCATCGAGCCCTACACCACCGAGGACCTCGCCGAGGGCAGGGTCTCGGGCATCGTCTGCAACCGCCTGCACGACCGGTACCAGGTCGGCGACGTCGTCAACGTCAGCCCGCCGCGCGGCGAGTTCTTCtttgacgacgccgccgttTCTCCCACCGCCCCCGTCGTCCTCTTGTCGGCCGGCGTCGGTGCCACGCCGCTCATGTCCATCCTCGACTCGATTATGAAGTCGTCCAATGCCGAGAGGCCCGTCACCTGGGCGCATGCCGCTCGTCACGCCCACTCGGTGTGCTTTGGCAAGCATATCCGCGACCTGGCTGCTTCCGCTCGCAACGTCCGGTCCGCCCTGTTCGTCAAGAACATCAAGGACGTGGACGAGGAGGGCAGGCACTACGACTTTGCTGGCTCAATGGACATTGACAAGCTTGCCGAGGAGGGCGCCCTGTACTTGGACGACAAGACGGCAGAGTACTACCTCTGCGGCCCGGAGGAGTGGATGATCAAGATGAGGGACGAGTTGACGAGCAAGGGGGTCCATGTGGACAAGGTGCATCTCGAGGTCTTTAGGACGGGAGATGTCTAG
- the mcsA gene encoding 2-methylcitrate synthase: MALNLRNSTRAFGSLKPLTRAALIGARGYATAEPDLKATLKEVIPAKRELLKKVKAHGSKTIGEVKVENTLGGMRGLKAMVWEGSVLDANEGIRFHGKTIKDCQKILPKGKTGTEMLPEAMFWLLLTGQVPSTNQIRVFSRELAEKAQIPEFVSKMLDNFPKDLHPMTQFAMAVSALNYESKFAKAYEAGMNKSDYWEPTFDDCVSLLAKLPTIAAKIYQNAYRGGGALPAEVDLEQDWSYNFAAMLGKGGKANENFQDLLRLYLALHGDHEGGNVSAHATHLVGSALSDPFLSYSAGLQGLAGPLHGLAAQEVLRWILQMKEAIPAGYTEQDVHDYLWSTLNSGRVVPGYGHAVLRKPDPRFEALMDYAAARPDIAQDPVFQLVEKNSRIAPEVLKKHGKTKNPYPNVDSSSGVLFHHYGFHETLYYTATFGVSRGLGPLAQLIWDRALGLPIERPKSINLEGLLKQVEGQ, encoded by the exons aTGGCTCTGAACCTGAGGAATTCCACTCGGGCTTTTGGCTCCCTGAAG CCTCTGACCCGAGCTGCTCTTATCGGCGCTCGCGGCTATGCCACTGCCGAGCCCGACCTCAAGGCCACCCTCAAGGAGGTCATTCCAGCTAAGCGTGAGCTTCTcaagaaggtcaaggctCACGGGAGCAAGACCATTGGCGAGGTCAAGGTCGAAAACACCCTCGGCGGTATGCGTGGCCTAAAAGCCATGGTCTGGGAGGGTTCCGTCCTCGATGCCAACGAGGGTATCCGCTTCCACGGAAAGACCATCAAAGACTGCCAGAAGATCCTTCCCAAGGGCAAGACTGGCACTGAGATGCTCCCCGAAGCCATGTTCTGGCTCCTCCTCACCGGCCAGGTCCCCTCCACCAACCAGATTCGCGTCTTCTCTCGCGAGCTGGCCGAGAAGGCCCAGATCCCCGAGTTCGTCTCCAAGATGCTCGACAACTTTCCCAAGGACCTTCACCCCATGACCCagttcgccatggccgtgtcTGCCCTTAACTACGAAtccaagtttgccaaggCATACGAGGCTGGCATGAACAAGTCCGACTACTGGGAGCCTACTTTTGACGACTGCGTTTCGCTCctggccaagttgcccaCGATTGCCGCCAAGATCTACCAGAATGCCTACCGTGGAGGTGGTGCTCTTCCTGCCGAGGTCGATCTTGAGCAGGATTGGTCTTACAACTTTGCCGCTATGCTCGGCAAGGGAGGCAAGGCGAACGAGAACTTCCAGGATCTCCTCCGTCTCTATCTAGCCTTGCACGGCGACCACGAGGGCGGCAACGTCTCTGCCCACGCCACCCACCTTGTTGGTAGCGCTCTTAGCGACCCATTTCTTTCTTACAGTGCTGGTCTCCAGGGTCTGGCCGGTCCTCTTCACGG CTTGGCCGCCCAGGAGGTTCTCCGATGGATTCTACAGATGAAGGAAGCCATCCCCGCCGGCTATACCGAGCAGGATGTCCACGACTACCTGTGGTCCACCCTCAACTCTGGCCGTGTGGTCCCCGGTTATGGCCACGCCGTCCTCCGCAAGCCTGATCCCCGATTCGAGGCTTTGATGGACTATGCCGCCGCCCGCCCCGATATTGCCCAGGACCCCGTCTTCCAGCTGGTTGAGAAGAACAGCCGCATCGCGCCCGAGGTCCTCAAGAAGCacggcaagaccaagaaccCCTACCCCAACGTTGACAGCAGCTCCGGTGTCCTGTTCCACCACTACGGCTTCCACGAGACTTTGTACTACACCGCCACCTTTGGTGTGTCTCGTGGTCTTGGACCTCTGGCCCAGTTGATCTGGGATCGTGCTCTTGGTCTGCCCATTGAGCGTCCCAAGAGCATTAACCTCGAGGGCCTCTTGAAGCAGGTTGAGGGTCAATAA
- the mcl gene encoding 2-methylisocitrate lyase: MMRNVATRASRRVLPTIRPRTTQYRSTAIRAIFTTAVMSAPVGNPFSHAIPAADSFQLLPESQKTGEAEDALYEAQIKEVEAWWSSPRYSGIKRPYSAADVVTKRGSQKISYPSSVMAAKLFNLIQERQAKGEPVHTMGAIDPIQMTQQAAHQEVLYISGWACSSLLTTTNEVSPDFGDYPYNTVPNQVQRLAKAQSMHDRKQWDARRKMTSEERAKTPYIDYLRPIIADGDTGHGGLSAVLKLAKLFAENGAAAVHFEDQLHGGKKCGHLAGKVIVPIGEHINRLNAARFQWDVMGCENLVIARTDSESGKLLSSAIDVRDHEFILGVADPSIEPLAETIQSMEAKGASGSQIDIFEAKWVKDTKLVTFDEAAVAHMQKEGVSREKINEYLNATAKDRDMGITRRRALASHYSKTPVYFNWDVPRTREGFYHFRAGMEAATKRALAFAPYSDLLWVETGDPNVEVAAKLGRAVRQQYPNKGLVYNLSPSFNWMAHGFTPETLKSFIWDIAKEGFVLQLVSLAGLHSTATISCELARNFKTDGMKAYVELVQRREKDLGCDVLTHQKWSGASYIDGMLGAIQSGSSSSRSMGEGNTEGQFN; this comes from the exons ATGATGCGAAACGTTGCAACCAGAGCCTCCAGGCGAGTCTTGCCCACCATCAGGCCCCGAACGACCCAGTACCGCTCGACAGCTATTCGTGCCATCTTTACAACCGCCGTCATGTCTGCCCCGGTTGGCAATCCCTTTTCGCACGCGATTCCCGCTGCCGACTCGTTCCAGCTGCTGCCAGAATCGCAAAAGACTGGCGAGGCTGAGGATGCCTTGTACGAGGCCCAGATCAAGGAAGTTGAGGCGTGGTGGTCTTCTCCTCGGTATTCTGGCATCAAGCGACCGTATAGCGCTGCCGACGTCGTCACCAAACGAGGCTCCCAGAAGATCTCATACCCCAGCTctgtcatggccgccaagctGTTCAATCTGATCCAAGAGCGCCAGGCCAAGGGCGAGCCTGTTCATACAA TGGGTGCTATTGATCCCATCCAAATGACACAGCAAGCTGCTCACCAGGAAGTCTTGTACATTTCTGGCTGGGCTTGCTCGTCCCTGCTCACCACGACCAACGAAGTGTCTCCCGACTTTGGCGATTATCCCTACAATACAGTCCCCAACCAAGTTCAGCGTCTGGCCAAAGCCCAGAGCATGCATGACCGCAAGCAGTGGGATGCTCGTCGCAAGATGACTTCCGAGGAGCGTGCCAAGACTCCGTACATTGACTATCTCCGGCCCATCATTGCCGATGGTGACACTGGCCATGGTGGTCTGTCTGCTGTCTTGAAGCTTGCCAAGCTATTTGCCGAGAATGGTGCCGCTGCTGTGCACTTTGAGGATCAACTTCACGGCGGCAAGAAGTGTGGCCATCTTGCTGGCAAAGTCATCGTCCCCATTGGCGAGCACATCAACCGACTCAATGCTGCCCGATTCCAATGGGACGTTATGGGCTGTGAGAATTTGGTGATTGCCCGAACCGACTCCGAGTCCGGCAAGCTGCTTTCTTCCGCTATTGACGTCCGCGACCACGAGTTCATCCTGGGCGTCGCCGACCCTTCCATTGAGCCACTTGCTGAGACGATCCAGTCCATGGAGGCCAAGGGAGCTTCTGGCTCCCAGATCGACATCTTTGAGGCCAAGTGGGTCAAGGACACCAAGCTGGTCAcctttgacgaggctgctgttgcccaCATGCAAAAGGAGGGCGTCAGCCGGGAAAAGATTAACGAGTACCTGAATGCGACTGCCAAGGACCGTGACATGGGCATCACGCGCCGCCGTGCTCTGGCTTCTCACTACTCCAAGACCCCGGTCTACTTCAATTGGGACGTTCCGCGAACCCGCGAAGGGTTCTACCACTTCCGGGCCGGCATGGAGGCTGCTACCAAGCGCGCGCTGGCCTTTGCTCCTTATTCTGACCTTCTTTGGGTCGAGACTGGCGACCCCAATGTCGAGGTTGCTGCCAAGCTCGGCCGCGCCGTGAGGCAACAGTACCCCAACAAGGGTCTTGTGTATAACCTGTCCCCGTCATTCAACTGGATGGCCCACGGCTTCACCCCCGAGACCCTCAAGTCCTTCATCTGGGACATTGCCAAGGAGGGCTTTGTTCTTCAGCTGGTTTCCCTGGCCGGACTGCACTCCACGGCAACCATTTCGTGCGAATTGGCGCGCAACTTCAAGACTGACGGCATGAAGGCATATGTCGAGCTGGTTCAGCGGCGCGAGAAGGACCTTGGATGTGACGTATTGACGCACCAGAAGTGGAGTGGAGCCAGCTACATTGATGGCATGTTGGGGGCTATTCAGAGCGGCAGCTCGAGCAGCAGGAGTATGGGCGAAGGCAACACTGAGGGTCAGTTCAACTAG